From a single Collibacillus ludicampi genomic region:
- the rarD gene encoding EamA family transporter RarD has protein sequence MNIGYIYAILAYTAWGVLPIYWKVFSSVGAWEILSHRILWSALFVLVLIVCKKRGREIKQLLSDKKNRFTLTISSLLISANWVTYIWAVNNGYVIEASLGYYINPLVNVMLGVLFLRERLKGLQWGAVTLAMIGVMILTISYGHFPWISISLAISFGLYGLAKKKVHVDTTVGLAVETLLVLPIALIYLIVFEQGGQAWHMLSGWRLFVLCLSGVATALPLLWFTEAAKRLPLSVLGFIQYLAPTIMLILGVVVYHEPFTDMGIISFGFIWSALIVYTIHLTKNRESQNKRAVQT, from the coding sequence ATGAACATTGGGTATATTTATGCCATTTTGGCGTATACGGCTTGGGGCGTGTTGCCGATTTATTGGAAAGTATTCTCAAGTGTAGGAGCATGGGAGATCTTGTCTCACCGGATTCTTTGGTCCGCTCTATTTGTTTTGGTATTGATCGTATGCAAGAAGAGAGGACGTGAAATCAAACAACTTTTATCAGATAAGAAAAATCGATTCACATTGACGATCAGTTCACTCCTTATCAGCGCAAACTGGGTGACTTATATTTGGGCGGTGAATAACGGATACGTGATTGAAGCAAGTCTCGGTTATTATATAAATCCTCTCGTCAATGTCATGCTCGGTGTTTTGTTTTTACGAGAACGGTTAAAAGGCCTGCAGTGGGGAGCCGTTACGTTAGCAATGATCGGCGTGATGATCCTTACGATAAGCTACGGACACTTTCCATGGATTTCGATTTCCTTGGCCATTTCGTTTGGATTGTATGGACTCGCCAAAAAGAAAGTTCATGTAGATACTACTGTGGGATTAGCGGTTGAAACGTTACTGGTTCTTCCTATTGCTCTCATATACTTGATCGTGTTCGAGCAAGGCGGTCAGGCATGGCACATGTTATCTGGATGGAGACTCTTCGTACTTTGCCTCTCGGGGGTGGCTACAGCCCTACCCTTATTGTGGTTTACGGAGGCCGCGAAGCGTCTGCCATTGTCCGTTTTGGGATTTATTCAATACCTTGCACCGACAATCATGTTAATCCTGGGGGTAGTTGTGTATCATGAACCGTTTACAGACATGGGAATCATCAGTTTTGGTTTCATTTGGAGTGCATTGATCGTTTATACGATTCATTTGACAAAAAACCGGGAAAGCCAAAACAAACGTGCCGTACAAACATGA
- a CDS encoding DUF1292 domain-containing protein, giving the protein MKEHEERDYITIEDEEGKEKAYAVEALFDMDDRSYVLLSSEHETLLMRVEGNGGDQYLVGITDPVERESILNAYEIAVDAAPAD; this is encoded by the coding sequence GTGAAGGAGCATGAAGAAAGAGACTATATAACAATTGAAGATGAAGAAGGAAAAGAAAAGGCGTATGCAGTCGAAGCATTATTCGACATGGATGATCGCTCCTATGTACTCCTGTCGTCAGAGCATGAGACCCTTCTTATGCGTGTGGAAGGGAACGGTGGAGATCAATATCTTGTCGGCATCACAGACCCCGTGGAACGAGAATCGATCCTAAATGCCTACGAGATTGCGGTTGATGCCGCACCGGCAGATTAG
- a CDS encoding NfeD family protein: MSWWIWLIIAVFAGIVEIMSLTFFLLWVAIGSLIGMILSLFQVSWLWQIICASVATVGLSFFIKPLLKNWKQRKTYVSRVETIVGRRGIAVSIIEPGRMGMVRIDGETWSAVADTTVKTGTPILVREVRSSILVVEPDLKEER, encoded by the coding sequence GTGAGTTGGTGGATCTGGTTGATCATTGCTGTCTTTGCTGGAATCGTAGAAATCATGTCTTTAACATTTTTTCTTTTGTGGGTAGCAATCGGTTCCCTGATCGGTATGATCTTATCTCTTTTCCAGGTTTCCTGGCTCTGGCAAATCATTTGTGCGAGTGTGGCAACGGTAGGCTTGTCTTTTTTCATAAAACCGCTTTTAAAAAATTGGAAACAGCGAAAAACGTATGTGTCTCGTGTAGAGACGATTGTTGGACGCCGAGGAATAGCGGTATCGATCATTGAACCGGGGCGCATGGGGATGGTGCGCATCGATGGGGAAACATGGAGTGCTGTCGCGGATACAACGGTGAAAACGGGAACGCCGATTCTTGTCCGGGAAGTGAGAAGTTCGATTCTCGTTGTCGAACCTGATCTCAAGGAGGAGAGATGA
- a CDS encoding SPFH domain-containing protein, producing the protein MLFSLIFAVLLIVLVLITIAKMIRIIPQQRVAIVERLGKYHSTLTAGVNIIVPFIDNVKSILDLRTQQAEVPPQMVITKDNVQIQIDTIFFYTVIDPKQATYGIQNFVQGIQNITAANIRQVVGKMELDETLSGRDKISMELRNALDEVTETWGVRIDRVEVIDIKPPKEIQDAMEKQMKAEREKRAAILQAEGARQAAILRADGEKQAMILRAEAEKEANIRIAEGKKESLELEAKGKAEAIRLVAEAEKTRIEALREAGLDAQVLAYKSFEALGEVANGQATTIILPSDVANVLGSVGAIAKVFETPKEKSQSIRQT; encoded by the coding sequence ATGTTGTTTTCTTTGATTTTTGCAGTGTTGCTGATCGTTTTGGTGCTCATTACCATAGCGAAAATGATTCGTATCATTCCACAGCAACGTGTGGCGATCGTGGAACGATTGGGGAAGTACCATTCGACATTGACGGCAGGTGTGAATATTATTGTACCATTTATCGACAATGTGAAAAGCATTCTCGATTTACGTACGCAACAAGCGGAAGTTCCTCCTCAGATGGTCATTACCAAAGATAATGTGCAGATCCAAATCGACACGATTTTCTTTTATACAGTGATTGATCCGAAACAAGCCACATATGGAATCCAAAATTTCGTACAGGGAATCCAAAACATCACGGCGGCAAACATCCGCCAGGTCGTCGGTAAAATGGAACTCGATGAAACATTGTCAGGACGTGACAAGATCAGTATGGAATTGCGTAACGCTCTGGATGAGGTAACCGAAACTTGGGGGGTACGCATCGATCGAGTGGAAGTGATCGATATCAAACCACCTAAGGAAATTCAGGATGCCATGGAAAAACAGATGAAAGCGGAACGGGAAAAACGGGCGGCGATTCTGCAAGCGGAAGGTGCAAGACAAGCGGCGATCTTGCGTGCCGATGGCGAAAAGCAGGCGATGATCTTACGCGCAGAAGCGGAGAAAGAAGCGAACATTCGCATCGCGGAAGGGAAAAAAGAATCGCTCGAGCTCGAGGCCAAAGGAAAAGCGGAAGCGATCCGCCTGGTCGCCGAAGCGGAAAAAACGAGGATCGAGGCGCTTCGGGAGGCAGGGCTCGACGCGCAAGTGTTAGCTTATAAATCGTTTGAAGCGCTCGGTGAGGTTGCCAACGGTCAAGCGACGACGATCATACTTCCGTCCGATGTGGCGAATGTGCTCGGGAGTGTCGGAGCGATCGCGAAAGTGTTTGAGACACCAAAAGAGAAAAGTCAATCTATTCGTCAAACATAA
- a CDS encoding ABC transporter substrate-binding protein, with the protein MKMKKRWLNVLSALTLTTLALTGCGSSGSSANNAAPANGGGSGGDGGKGSITIATVNNPDMMIMKKLSPEFEKETGIKVNWVVLPENDLRKKVTEDVALGAGKFDIVTVGMYDTPIWAKNKWLEPLTPYLDKMSADEKAKYDLNDIFPALRDALSYNNQLYAAPFNAESSILYYNKDMLAKAGVTMPENPTWDQVAEIAKKVKAANNVPGIVLRGLPGWGEILAPLDTVINAFGGSWYDMNWNAKLNSPETVKAVKFYVDLLKEAGEPGATSTGFTEALTLMQQGKAAMWYDATTAAGFLNDPKNSKVAGKIGYALAPKEVKDNNGWLWSWALGMESSSKHKEEAFKFITWATSKQYIEEVGEKEGWVVAPAGTRKSTYENPKYKQAAPFADITLQSMEHADYKHPTKDPVPYQGIQYVAIPEFQQLGTEVSQEIAAAIAGQKTVEDAMNTAQQKAEKVAQEGGYKK; encoded by the coding sequence ATGAAGATGAAAAAGAGATGGTTGAATGTTTTAAGCGCACTAACCTTAACTACTCTGGCGCTGACGGGGTGCGGATCTTCCGGTTCATCAGCTAATAATGCTGCACCAGCGAACGGAGGTGGATCCGGTGGCGATGGGGGGAAGGGATCCATTACCATTGCTACTGTAAACAATCCAGACATGATGATCATGAAAAAATTGTCGCCGGAATTTGAAAAAGAAACCGGCATTAAAGTCAACTGGGTGGTTCTTCCTGAAAACGATCTTCGGAAAAAGGTAACTGAGGATGTGGCCCTCGGGGCTGGAAAATTCGACATTGTGACTGTCGGGATGTATGATACCCCAATTTGGGCGAAAAACAAGTGGTTGGAGCCGTTGACTCCATATTTGGACAAGATGTCCGCGGATGAAAAAGCAAAATATGATCTGAATGATATATTCCCAGCTTTAAGAGATGCTCTCTCCTATAACAATCAGTTGTATGCAGCACCATTTAATGCTGAAAGCAGCATTCTCTATTATAACAAGGATATGCTAGCGAAAGCAGGCGTTACCATGCCTGAGAACCCAACTTGGGATCAAGTGGCCGAGATCGCGAAGAAAGTAAAGGCAGCGAATAATGTTCCGGGCATCGTGCTTCGCGGACTGCCGGGTTGGGGTGAAATTCTGGCACCCCTCGATACGGTCATAAATGCTTTCGGCGGTTCTTGGTACGATATGAATTGGAATGCCAAATTGAACAGTCCGGAAACAGTGAAAGCGGTTAAATTCTATGTTGATCTTTTGAAAGAGGCTGGCGAACCAGGGGCGACCAGCACAGGGTTTACCGAAGCCCTCACTTTGATGCAACAGGGTAAAGCCGCGATGTGGTATGATGCGACAACAGCAGCTGGATTCCTGAATGACCCGAAGAATTCTAAGGTAGCTGGTAAGATCGGATACGCTTTAGCGCCCAAAGAAGTGAAGGATAACAATGGTTGGCTGTGGTCTTGGGCTTTAGGCATGGAAAGTTCGAGTAAACATAAGGAAGAAGCCTTTAAATTTATTACATGGGCTACTAGCAAGCAATATATAGAAGAGGTTGGAGAAAAAGAAGGTTGGGTGGTTGCTCCAGCCGGAACACGGAAATCAACTTATGAGAACCCGAAATATAAACAAGCGGCACCTTTTGCAGACATCACATTGCAGTCGATGGAACATGCAGATTATAAGCATCCGACTAAGGATCCAGTTCCTTATCAGGGAATTCAATATGTGGCGATCCCTGAGTTCCAACAGCTTGGAACAGAAGTGAGCCAGGAAATCGCTGCAGCTATTGCCGGGCAGAAAACAGTAGAAGATGCAATGAACACGGCACAACAAAAAGCAGAAAAAGTGGCTCAAGAGGGCGGATACAAAAAATAA
- a CDS encoding carbohydrate ABC transporter permease produces the protein MKTVEVIEPVQTNIKRTPRKKSISTPPVKRLLWPSLIFVGIVTQIPFIFTVYYSFHEWNLMRPDKGISFAGFSNFRNIIKDPAFGEILKNTFLLTVVPLLLCLILGMALALLLNRNFFGKGFIRTMLVSPFFVMPAVSGIVWKTMILNPNFGFSSYLASVLGTQPADWLAKYPLEMIMLMVSWQWTPFFMLVLLAGLQSVPGELLEASLLDGASRIHQFFYVIVPHLLRYIEVVALLGLIFIMQTFGEIYVSTAGGPGYTSTNLPFYVYRIGFQGWDVGGASAVGVIIVIITTIFMTLLFKFLRRTFGGELS, from the coding sequence ATGAAAACAGTTGAAGTTATCGAGCCTGTGCAGACCAACATCAAACGAACGCCACGCAAGAAAAGTATTTCCACCCCTCCTGTGAAAAGGTTATTATGGCCAAGCCTTATTTTTGTAGGCATTGTTACCCAAATTCCTTTCATATTCACTGTTTATTACAGTTTTCATGAATGGAATTTGATGAGACCTGATAAAGGTATTTCGTTTGCAGGCTTCTCCAATTTCAGAAATATTATAAAAGACCCTGCATTTGGAGAGATTCTTAAAAATACGTTTCTGCTGACTGTTGTTCCTTTGCTGTTATGTTTGATTTTAGGAATGGCGTTAGCGTTGTTATTGAACCGAAATTTTTTCGGCAAAGGATTCATCAGAACGATGCTTGTCTCCCCGTTCTTTGTGATGCCAGCGGTATCGGGGATCGTTTGGAAGACAATGATTTTAAACCCAAACTTCGGCTTCTCTTCATATCTAGCCAGTGTTTTGGGAACCCAACCTGCGGATTGGTTAGCCAAATATCCGCTAGAAATGATCATGCTTATGGTTTCATGGCAGTGGACACCTTTTTTTATGTTGGTTCTTCTTGCAGGTCTCCAATCGGTGCCAGGTGAATTGCTCGAGGCATCTTTGCTGGACGGTGCAAGCAGAATACATCAATTTTTCTATGTCATAGTTCCTCATTTATTAAGATATATCGAAGTGGTTGCTCTATTAGGTCTTATCTTCATCATGCAGACGTTTGGTGAAATCTATGTAAGTACAGCGGGTGGGCCAGGATATACTTCAACAAACTTGCCATTCTATGTATACCGTATTGGCTTTCAGGGCTGGGATGTTGGAGGAGCTTCGGCGGTAGGTGTCATCATTGTAATCATCACAACGATTTTCATGACGTTATTATTTAAATTTTTGCGTAGAACGTTTGGAGGCGAATTGTCATGA
- a CDS encoding carbohydrate ABC transporter permease yields MKKALSFILTLFTYALALLFFFPILWMIITGFKLEGDAVKMPPSLIFTPTLENYQQIWDSGVVLYLKNSAMISLTSTLLALILGVPAAYALAMFKMKKGDDILFWFISTKMLPAVGVIVPVYLVFKYLNLLDTPISLIILYTAMNVPLVVWMMRSFFKDIPYELIEAYQVDGATGWQGFFKVTLPLVRPGIISTSLLCLVFAWNEFFFGVTLTYTHAATMPIFMASFMTQEGLFWAKMSAVATLAILPALILGWFTQKQLVRGLTMGAVKG; encoded by the coding sequence ATGAAAAAGGCGCTATCCTTCATTCTCACCCTGTTTACCTATGCATTGGCGCTCCTGTTTTTCTTTCCGATTCTTTGGATGATCATTACAGGATTTAAGCTCGAAGGGGATGCTGTAAAAATGCCGCCTTCCCTGATTTTTACACCGACATTAGAAAATTATCAACAGATTTGGGACTCTGGTGTCGTTTTATACCTTAAAAATTCCGCCATGATTTCCCTAACTTCGACGTTATTGGCACTGATCTTGGGAGTTCCTGCAGCCTATGCATTGGCCATGTTCAAGATGAAGAAAGGGGACGATATTCTTTTCTGGTTTATTTCAACAAAAATGCTGCCAGCTGTAGGAGTGATTGTTCCTGTCTATTTGGTTTTTAAATATTTAAATCTGTTAGATACGCCCATTTCCTTGATCATTCTATATACAGCCATGAATGTGCCGTTAGTTGTCTGGATGATGCGCTCCTTCTTTAAGGATATACCCTATGAATTAATTGAGGCCTATCAAGTCGATGGAGCAACCGGATGGCAAGGTTTCTTCAAGGTGACACTTCCTCTTGTCAGACCTGGTATTATTTCTACATCTTTACTTTGCCTGGTTTTTGCTTGGAATGAATTCTTTTTTGGAGTCACTTTGACTTATACGCATGCCGCGACGATGCCTATTTTTATGGCTTCCTTCATGACACAGGAAGGGCTGTTCTGGGCAAAAATGTCTGCCGTTGCCACACTGGCTATACTTCCTGCCTTGATTTTAGGTTGGTTCACGCAAAAGCAACTCGTCCGTGGTTTAACGATGGGAGCCGTAAAAGGTTGA
- a CDS encoding NAD(P)-dependent alcohol dehydrogenase: MSPAVMSAAVMDKPLSIEVKKVNRPEPGPDEALIKVHCIGICGSDVHYYEHGRIGRYVVEKPIILGHELAGEVVQVGEKVTNVSIGDRVAVEPGITCGRCEYCKSGRYNLCPDVVFMATPPVDGAWAEYVTVRSDFLYKLPDEMSFEDGALLEPLSVGFHAMRRGKVGPGDRVLVVGLGPIGLLAIQAAKLFGVTEIYGSDVVPFRRELALEMGATGVVNPLDGDVQGQLSQLTEEKGIDVIIETSGNSKAISDTIHLVKRGGRIVFVGLPATNEIPLDIPQLVDSELNVYGVFRYANTYPDAIQALSRSQLDMGKIITHKYPLSRIKEALEVARTQKDTSIKVMIYPHGGENK; encoded by the coding sequence ATGAGTCCAGCAGTTATGTCTGCAGCTGTAATGGATAAACCCTTATCCATCGAGGTAAAAAAAGTAAACCGGCCTGAACCGGGACCCGACGAAGCGCTGATCAAAGTTCATTGTATCGGGATATGCGGTTCGGATGTGCATTACTATGAACATGGTAGAATCGGGCGTTATGTAGTAGAAAAACCGATCATTTTAGGACATGAATTAGCCGGTGAGGTCGTACAAGTCGGGGAAAAGGTGACAAATGTTTCTATAGGGGATCGTGTAGCCGTTGAACCTGGGATTACGTGTGGCCGCTGTGAATATTGTAAATCGGGGCGTTATAATCTTTGTCCGGATGTAGTTTTTATGGCCACACCTCCAGTAGACGGAGCATGGGCGGAATATGTCACGGTACGAAGCGATTTTCTTTATAAGCTACCTGATGAAATGAGTTTTGAAGATGGGGCGCTCCTGGAGCCCTTGTCTGTTGGCTTCCACGCGATGCGGCGCGGAAAGGTGGGACCGGGTGACCGCGTTTTAGTAGTTGGATTAGGCCCGATCGGGCTTCTTGCCATCCAGGCAGCCAAATTGTTTGGCGTTACTGAAATCTATGGCAGTGATGTGGTTCCATTTCGACGTGAATTGGCTTTGGAAATGGGGGCTACCGGAGTTGTGAATCCTTTGGATGGGGATGTGCAGGGACAGCTTTCCCAATTGACGGAAGAAAAAGGAATCGATGTTATTATTGAAACTTCCGGTAACAGCAAAGCGATTTCGGATACGATTCATCTGGTGAAGCGTGGGGGGCGTATTGTTTTCGTAGGATTGCCTGCGACGAACGAAATTCCCTTGGATATTCCTCAATTAGTAGATTCTGAGTTAAATGTTTATGGAGTCTTTCGATATGCCAACACGTATCCGGACGCTATTCAGGCGCTGAGTCGCAGTCAATTGGATATGGGTAAGATTATCACCCACAAATATCCACTGAGCCGAATCAAAGAAGCTCTGGAAGTAGCAAGAACACAAAAAGATACGAGCATTAAAGTAATGATCTATCCACATGGAGGCGAAAATAAATGA
- a CDS encoding zinc-dependent alcohol dehydrogenase family protein: MKALVIEAPHQAVVKEVPYPKPGSGEVTIKVENVGICGTDFHIYEGEFITPYPIIPGHEFSGVIYEIGEGVTGLQVGDRVSADPSIFCGSCKFCLTNRGNHCENWNALGNTVNGSMAEYVAVPAKNVIRLPDTMSFEEAAFIEPMACVVHGMNRLHLQVGDRVILFGAGAMGQQLVQAISRAGASELVVVDVSEGKLDLAKKFGATKGVLSKDMDVELNRERYPYGFDVVVDVTGIPAVIEKAFEFLGPTGKFLQFGVTPENAKIQLNPFKIYHKDWTILGSMAINHTFLPAFHWLKEGRIDVKPLISKVISLEETVDFLSKPKDPDLLKVQIKL, from the coding sequence ATGAAAGCATTAGTCATTGAGGCACCGCATCAAGCAGTAGTCAAGGAGGTTCCTTACCCGAAACCTGGTTCGGGTGAAGTCACCATAAAAGTCGAAAATGTAGGGATTTGTGGAACCGATTTTCATATCTATGAAGGTGAATTCATTACACCCTATCCAATTATTCCGGGCCATGAGTTTTCCGGTGTCATTTATGAGATCGGGGAAGGGGTTACCGGGTTGCAAGTAGGGGACAGGGTAAGTGCCGATCCATCTATATTCTGTGGATCTTGTAAGTTCTGTCTCACCAATAGGGGGAATCATTGTGAGAATTGGAATGCATTAGGTAATACTGTGAACGGAAGTATGGCGGAATATGTGGCTGTTCCCGCAAAAAATGTAATTCGATTGCCGGATACGATGTCTTTTGAAGAGGCAGCTTTTATTGAACCGATGGCTTGTGTCGTTCATGGCATGAACCGTTTACATCTTCAGGTCGGAGACCGGGTCATTCTGTTTGGAGCAGGTGCCATGGGACAACAGCTTGTGCAGGCCATATCCAGAGCAGGGGCATCTGAACTGGTTGTGGTAGATGTTTCTGAAGGGAAACTCGATTTGGCCAAGAAGTTCGGAGCCACCAAGGGCGTTCTAAGCAAGGACATGGATGTGGAATTAAACCGTGAGCGATATCCATATGGTTTTGATGTCGTTGTCGATGTAACCGGAATCCCCGCAGTGATTGAAAAGGCCTTTGAGTTTTTGGGTCCCACGGGAAAATTCCTGCAGTTCGGCGTCACACCCGAAAATGCCAAAATCCAATTGAACCCTTTTAAAATTTATCACAAGGACTGGACTATACTTGGGTCGATGGCAATCAATCATACGTTCTTGCCGGCTTTCCACTGGCTCAAAGAAGGAAGAATTGATGTGAAGCCATTGATTTCTAAAGTGATCTCTCTAGAAGAAACGGTAGATTTCTTATCAAAGCCGAAGGATCCAGATCTTCTAAAAGTACAAATTAAATTATAA